A portion of the Lolium rigidum isolate FL_2022 chromosome 1, APGP_CSIRO_Lrig_0.1, whole genome shotgun sequence genome contains these proteins:
- the LOC124661477 gene encoding protein NRT1/ PTR FAMILY 8.3-like, whose product MASASEHTVALLAEGQEEYTTDGSLDFNGNPALKHRTGGWRACRSVLATEFCYCLAYNAISSNLVTYLTGVLGQSNVAAARNVSTWQATCFLMPIAGAVVADSYWGRYRTMVVSCSVGVAGMIMTALSAYLPLLVKNGASFTSSNVVSAQESVLFLGLYMIAVGLGGLRPCLMSFGADQFDDGDPSERVHKGSFFNWYVFNMNCASLISSTGIVWVQDHYGWPLGLTIPVAVLAVGLFFLVAASRAYRFQRTRGSPLTRVCQVVVAAVRNFGVDPPADSSFLYQLPEDDGAMKGAQRIDHTTDLRFFDKAATVAVTDKEAAALALSSPWRLCAVTQVEELKILARMLPLWVTIVFFYAVSAQVSSTFVEQGMAMDAAVGSVRVPPASMSTFDMLTIVVMVPLYDRAFVPAARRLTGREKGVSDLQRIGAGLAMPVLVMAAAATVETVRLRAAPGKVSELWQAPQYALVGVGEVLTTIGQLDS is encoded by the exons ATGGCCTCCGCCAGCGAGCACACGGTGGCGCTTCTCGCCGAG GGACAAGAGGAATACACCACCGACGGGTCCCTTGATTTTAATGGGAACCCGGCGCTGAAGCATCGCACGGGTGGATGGCGAGCATGCCGCTCAGTTCTCG CTACGGAATTCTGCTACTGCCTGGCGTACAACGCCATTTCTTCCAACCTCGTCACCTACCTCACCGGCGTCCTGGGCCAGAGcaacgtcgccgccgccaggaaCGTGTCTACCTGGCAGGCCACGTGCTTCCTCATGCCcatcgccggcgccgtcgtcgccgaCTCCTACTGGGGAAGGTACCGCACCATGGTCGTCTCCTGCTCCGTTGGCGTCGCG GGCATGATCATGACAGCGCTGTCGGCGTACCTGCCACTCCTCGTCAAGAACGGCGCTTCGTTCACCTCGTCGAACGTGGTGTCGGCTCAGGAGTCTGTCCTGTTTCTCGGCCTCTACATGATCGCCGTCGGGCTAGGCGGCCTCCGCCCTTGCCTGATGTCCTTCGGCGCCGACCAGTTCGACGACGGCGACCCGTCGGAGCGCGTGCACAAGGGCTCCTTCTTCAACTGGTACGTGTTCAACATGAACTGTGCGTCGCTCATATCCAGCACCGGCATCGTGTGGGTGCAGGACCACTACGGCTGGCCGCTGGGCCTGACCATCCCGGTGGCGGTTCTGGCCGTCGGGCTCTTCTTCCTGGTTGCGGCGTCACGGGCGTACAGGTTCCAGAGAACCCGCGGTAGCCCACTCACCAGAGTCtgccaggtcgtcgtcgccgccgtcaggAACTTTGGTGTCGATCCGCCGGCCGACAGCTCTTTCCTGTACCAGCTACCGGAAGACGACGGTGCCATGAAAGGAGCTCAGAGGATCGATCACACCACTGATCTCCG ATTCTTCGACAAAGCGGCCACTGTAGCTGTTACAGACAAGGAGGCGGCTGCGCTGGCGCTGTCCAGCCCATGGAGGCTGTGCGCCGTGACGCAGGTGGAGGAGCTCAAGATTCTCGCGCGGATGCTGCCGCTCTGGGTGACCATCGTGTTCTTCTACGCCGTGTCGGCGCAGGTTTCGTCGACGTTCGTGGAGCAGGGCATGGCGATGGACGCCGCCGTCGGCTCCGTGCGCGTCCCGCCCGCATCTATGTCCACCTTCGACATGCTCACAATTGTCGTAATGGTCCCGCTCTACGACCGGGCGTTCGTGCCGGCGGCCAGGCGGCTAACCGGGAGGGAGAAGGGCGTCTCGGATCTGCAGAGGATCGGCGCTGGACTCGCCATGCCCGTGCTTGTCATGGCCGCGGCGGCGACTGTCGAGACGGTGCGCCTCCGCGCGGCTCCGGGGAAGGTAAGTGAGCTGTGGCAGGCGCCCCAGTACGCGCTGGTGGGGGTCGGCGAGGTGCTCACCACCATCGGGCAGCTCGACTCATAG